Proteins encoded in a region of the Veillonella parvula genome:
- a CDS encoding DUF4931 domain-containing protein, which produces MNKPLRFNIELGRTKPVNIRNEQVRCPFCDRSKLTDILDTSDHIIWLMNKYPVLEKTWPTVIIETETDEGEFSTLPTDEAAHILQFGLDKWRETRQRKEFKSVLFFKNHGYMSGGSIRHPHSQIIGLENYDYHKDITAQNMEGWLLHEDQDVRITLSTHPIIGFFEYNIRFKPDTPVRAVALRLQQILRYVLHSVANFSQSYNYFVYNLEDGYDYIKVVARYVTTPLYVGYKIPQTCDEGRAAKIKHDITPYFQATK; this is translated from the coding sequence ATGAACAAACCACTTAGATTTAATATCGAATTAGGACGGACAAAGCCCGTCAATATTCGCAATGAACAAGTGCGTTGTCCCTTCTGTGATCGTTCCAAATTAACGGATATTCTCGATACATCAGATCATATTATATGGCTCATGAACAAGTATCCTGTATTAGAAAAAACTTGGCCTACCGTCATTATCGAAACGGAAACTGACGAAGGCGAATTTTCTACCTTACCTACAGACGAAGCCGCCCATATTCTCCAATTTGGTCTCGATAAATGGCGCGAAACTCGTCAGCGTAAAGAGTTCAAATCCGTACTCTTCTTCAAGAATCATGGCTATATGTCCGGTGGCTCTATTCGTCATCCTCACAGCCAAATCATAGGCCTTGAGAATTACGATTACCACAAAGATATTACGGCCCAAAATATGGAGGGTTGGCTCTTGCACGAGGATCAAGATGTACGCATCACCTTGTCTACCCATCCGATTATCGGGTTCTTTGAGTACAATATTCGCTTTAAACCAGATACACCGGTTCGTGCTGTAGCCCTTCGACTACAGCAAATTTTGCGCTATGTATTGCATAGTGTAGCAAACTTTAGCCAGTCCTATAATTACTTTGTATATAATCTTGAGGACGGCTATGATTACATCAAAGTAGTGGCGCGCTATGTAACGACGCCCCTCTATGTAGGATACAAAATACCACAAACTTGCGATGAGGGACGAGCCGCCAAAATCAAGCACGATATTACACCTTATTTTCAAGCTACTAAATAG
- the crcB gene encoding fluoride efflux transporter CrcB — protein sequence MEKYIAVALGGATGALCRMALGEWVMTKVSSFPYGTVVVNLVGCLIIGLVLGLYMQKPDLPQWARFFLVVGGLGAFTTFSTFAFEMLQLMMAESYVQALWYGAVQVVGGLILCWVGMLVVRLLCTM from the coding sequence ATGGAAAAATATATAGCCGTTGCCCTCGGTGGCGCCACTGGGGCCTTATGCCGTATGGCTCTCGGTGAATGGGTGATGACAAAGGTCAGCTCGTTTCCGTATGGTACGGTAGTAGTAAACCTCGTTGGTTGCCTCATTATCGGTCTAGTCTTAGGCCTTTATATGCAAAAACCAGATCTACCTCAATGGGCGAGATTCTTCCTCGTTGTAGGTGGGCTAGGTGCATTTACCACCTTTTCAACCTTTGCCTTTGAAATGCTACAGCTTATGATGGCTGAATCCTATGTACAAGCATTATGGTACGGTGCAGTACAAGTCGTAGGGGGCTTAATCCTCTGTTGGGTTGGTATGCTAGTAGTGCGTCTACTCTGTACTATGTAA
- a CDS encoding metallophosphoesterase, producing the protein MRILFNIIFSAILAIGLVGFWALFLNLWKPKKKWPAWVGYIIIIGAWFVAIRYYILNQVDLYGTMYYPLMNMFRTESYGFLFGVFLAIPVFIILSLLYWTINKIWSKTPEENRTGRRAFFRTAATIVPLATIGGSSYAAFAGQQEVVVTHESFGYTNLPPGLKNYKIVQLSDIHIGPSIDLDDFDEILKLALLQKPNRVVITGDLIDKLAWLPQVCERLTTFAKQIPDGVDFILGNHEYHHDVNKVLDALKRNTPMNILVNSNIQIMGGKQPVYIAGVAYDNDRKKDNREAMINKALSGIPDYAFVILLAHHPEFFEESIERKIPLTLSGHTHGGQIVFMGVPLVPTGTPYTKGRYVEEQSVCYVNNGTGHWFPIRINCPREITVITFFDGVA; encoded by the coding sequence ATGAGAATTCTATTTAATATCATTTTTTCTGCCATCCTCGCAATAGGTCTGGTAGGATTTTGGGCTCTATTCCTCAACTTGTGGAAGCCTAAAAAGAAATGGCCAGCCTGGGTGGGCTATATCATCATTATCGGTGCGTGGTTCGTGGCTATCCGATACTATATACTCAATCAAGTGGATTTATATGGTACGATGTACTATCCTTTGATGAATATGTTCCGTACTGAAAGCTACGGATTCCTCTTTGGTGTATTCCTAGCGATTCCTGTATTTATCATACTTAGTCTATTATATTGGACAATCAATAAGATTTGGAGCAAAACACCAGAGGAAAATAGAACAGGCCGTCGCGCCTTCTTTAGAACTGCTGCAACTATAGTGCCGTTGGCTACTATTGGTGGCTCTAGCTATGCTGCCTTTGCGGGTCAACAAGAGGTAGTGGTAACTCATGAAAGCTTTGGCTACACGAACCTACCACCTGGTTTGAAAAACTATAAAATTGTTCAACTTAGTGATATTCATATAGGACCGAGTATCGACTTAGATGACTTTGATGAAATCCTGAAACTAGCGCTTTTACAAAAACCTAATCGCGTTGTTATCACTGGCGATCTCATTGATAAGCTTGCATGGTTACCGCAAGTCTGTGAAAGACTGACAACCTTTGCAAAACAAATCCCAGATGGGGTTGACTTTATCTTGGGAAATCACGAGTATCATCACGATGTAAATAAGGTACTTGACGCACTTAAACGAAATACACCTATGAATATTCTCGTGAATAGTAATATTCAAATCATGGGTGGCAAACAACCTGTATATATTGCGGGCGTTGCGTACGATAACGATCGTAAAAAGGATAACAGGGAAGCCATGATTAACAAAGCTTTGTCTGGAATTCCAGACTATGCCTTTGTTATCCTATTAGCTCATCACCCTGAATTCTTTGAAGAATCTATTGAACGAAAGATTCCGTTGACTCTATCTGGACATACCCATGGAGGTCAAATCGTATTCATGGGCGTGCCATTAGTACCAACGGGCACACCATATACAAAAGGTCGCTATGTAGAAGAACAAAGCGTATGCTACGTTAATAACGGCACAGGACACTGGTTCCCAATTCGTATCAACTGTCCACGAGAAATTACGGTTATTACATTCTTTGATGGAGTAGCTTAG
- a CDS encoding helix-turn-helix domain-containing protein — protein MHPSSTPLTELRVNAYEDPFLQHQYVCLGHKIAIIRVSLNMSQQELARHIGISRSYLSKLECGTGISGMSLEILFKIAQAFQINVGQLVRLRVVDYKNCNAHLTSHYKRLELLNHTKRTSRNKTRTN, from the coding sequence ATGCACCCCTCGTCTACACCACTCACGGAATTGAGAGTCAACGCGTACGAAGACCCGTTTTTACAACATCAGTATGTTTGTTTAGGTCATAAAATCGCCATTATTCGCGTATCCCTAAATATGTCTCAACAAGAATTAGCTCGTCACATTGGTATCAGTCGTAGTTATTTAAGCAAATTAGAATGTGGTACAGGAATTTCAGGCATGTCTTTGGAAATTTTATTTAAAATTGCCCAAGCCTTTCAAATCAATGTAGGTCAACTCGTAAGACTGCGTGTTGTAGATTATAAAAACTGTAATGCGCACCTAACATCACACTATAAACGACTAGAGCTTCTGAACCACACCAAAAGAACGTCTCGAAACAAAACAAGAACGAACTAA
- a CDS encoding diacylglycerol/lipid kinase family protein gives MSRCLIIINPVSGGGAARRYALDLQWKLSTLFETIEVKFTRGEDDATRFAKNACERGFDAVFCMGGDGTVNETVNGIAQGGFSCTFGFIPVGTVNDMSRALGIHQNPTQAIRRIDINETRTIDIGRCNDRYFCNNIAAGVIPKVVDEVTPKEKSILGPLAYFLRAGQALFTTKDYTYRIKTEDDDFICKSPLVLALLTNVVSSFERFMPQASVDDGYMRIIIFKEYFILDILSVLPLIISGAIYNSRYTTTLTVKKAHIELLSDVDDLSTNMDGDAGPDMPVDIEVLPRVLKVFAPAKHKKKKALNLPKLPHI, from the coding sequence ATGAGCCGTTGTTTGATTATCATCAACCCTGTCTCAGGAGGCGGTGCAGCGCGTCGTTACGCCCTCGATTTACAATGGAAATTGAGTACCTTGTTCGAAACGATTGAGGTCAAATTCACCAGAGGCGAAGACGATGCTACACGTTTCGCTAAGAACGCTTGTGAACGTGGGTTTGATGCCGTATTTTGCATGGGTGGTGACGGCACTGTTAACGAAACCGTTAATGGTATTGCCCAAGGTGGATTCTCCTGTACCTTTGGATTTATCCCCGTTGGTACAGTAAATGATATGTCTCGTGCGCTCGGCATTCACCAAAATCCAACACAAGCTATCAGGCGTATCGATATCAATGAAACTCGAACCATTGATATCGGCCGTTGTAATGATCGGTATTTCTGCAATAACATTGCAGCTGGCGTTATTCCTAAAGTTGTAGATGAGGTTACACCAAAGGAAAAAAGCATACTCGGCCCTCTCGCGTATTTCTTGAGAGCAGGCCAAGCATTGTTCACTACAAAGGACTACACGTACCGCATCAAAACAGAGGACGACGATTTCATTTGCAAATCTCCTCTCGTTTTAGCCCTACTTACCAATGTAGTCTCTAGCTTTGAGCGTTTTATGCCACAAGCCTCAGTAGATGATGGTTATATGCGTATCATTATCTTCAAGGAATATTTTATCCTCGATATTCTCAGCGTATTACCACTCATTATCAGTGGTGCCATCTATAATTCTCGTTATACAACGACATTAACGGTGAAAAAAGCTCATATCGAACTTCTATCTGACGTCGATGATTTATCGACCAATATGGATGGTGATGCGGGTCCGGATATGCCTGTGGATATTGAAGTATTGCCACGCGTACTCAAAGTATTTGCACCTGCAAAACACAAAAAGAAAAAAGCCTTAAATCTGCCTAAACTACCACATATATAA
- the mutY gene encoding A/G-specific adenine glycosylase: MTDKKNPKWVPQLLAWYDVHKRELPWRGCGDPYKIWVSEVMSQQTRIEAMKPYYDNWMRLFPTLEDLAKASEDEVVHAWQGLGYYSRARNLRLGVKDVVENYGGIVPHDRKTMESLKGVGSYTAGAVLSMAYNEPEVAVDGNVLRIYARLYRIFDDILSTKGKKAITAIVEETLPHDRPGDFNQALMDFGSAVCIPKTPRCGECPIVNMCEAYQNKDTDKLPVRIKKTKVVEVPLFVGILQYKGYYLLHKRPNRGLLRSMWEFPSVEMVSAFEDGARGLEELVQALGFDLSLQPVLVKEITHVFSHRKWFMKAFRGDLTYTGDANNISIADIQQQLPKDWMLIKRDEFSDYAWAGPHGKLTEIAK; encoded by the coding sequence ATGACTGATAAAAAGAACCCAAAGTGGGTGCCACAGCTATTGGCGTGGTATGATGTACATAAACGGGAGTTGCCGTGGCGCGGTTGTGGGGACCCTTATAAGATTTGGGTATCCGAGGTGATGAGTCAGCAGACCCGCATTGAGGCAATGAAACCCTATTATGATAACTGGATGCGTCTATTTCCAACCTTGGAGGATTTGGCAAAGGCCTCCGAAGATGAGGTGGTTCACGCATGGCAAGGGCTTGGTTATTATAGTCGTGCTCGTAACTTGCGTCTTGGCGTAAAGGACGTCGTTGAAAATTACGGCGGTATCGTGCCTCATGACCGTAAGACCATGGAATCCTTGAAGGGTGTAGGTTCTTATACGGCAGGGGCTGTGCTATCCATGGCGTACAACGAACCAGAGGTGGCTGTAGATGGCAATGTACTGCGCATCTATGCTCGGTTGTATCGCATCTTTGATGATATTTTGAGCACTAAAGGTAAAAAGGCTATTACGGCTATCGTAGAGGAGACTTTACCTCACGATCGACCTGGCGACTTTAACCAAGCCTTGATGGACTTTGGGTCTGCCGTATGTATTCCAAAGACACCCCGCTGTGGCGAATGTCCTATTGTAAATATGTGCGAAGCATACCAAAATAAGGATACAGATAAACTACCTGTGCGCATCAAGAAAACAAAGGTAGTAGAGGTGCCTTTATTTGTGGGGATCTTGCAGTATAAAGGCTATTATTTATTGCATAAACGGCCGAACCGTGGACTTTTACGATCCATGTGGGAATTCCCATCTGTGGAAATGGTATCTGCCTTTGAGGATGGAGCACGAGGCCTTGAGGAATTAGTTCAGGCCCTTGGATTTGATCTATCCTTACAACCAGTACTTGTGAAAGAAATAACACATGTTTTCTCTCACCGAAAATGGTTTATGAAAGCATTCCGCGGTGATTTAACGTACACAGGGGACGCTAATAATATATCGATTGCAGATATCCAACAGCAATTACCAAAGGACTGGATGCTCATCAAGCGCGATGAGTTCTCCGACTATGCTTGGGCGGGACCTCATGGTAAACTGACGGAAATCGCAAAGTAA
- a CDS encoding molybdopterin-binding protein yields MKSIRTQDAVGQTLLHDLVRIVIGEVKDTPFRRGHVITEEDIPKLLDLGKEHVFVMEPEDEGFLHEEDVARALYHMAGGENMHDGPMAQGKIEAIADVDGLFKVDVDRLHAINSIGELTIVTKFNNTPVKAGDKLAGMRCIPLLLEEQQVEDAKKIANGKSLLHVKPFVRKTMGIVTTGSEVFEGRIKDAFTPIIEERCAEFGVIKVAHEIVTDNTDDIVAAIDKVKAAGADIIFCTGGMSVDPDDLTPGAIKRYADRVVTYGLPVLPGSMVCIAYCADGTPILGVPGGVLFSKPTAFDEIVPRLIADDEITKEDCIRMGHGGFLG; encoded by the coding sequence ATGAAATCTATTAGAACACAAGATGCCGTAGGGCAAACATTATTACACGATCTCGTAAGAATCGTCATCGGTGAGGTGAAAGACACGCCCTTCCGCCGTGGCCATGTAATTACAGAAGAGGATATTCCTAAACTCTTGGATCTTGGCAAGGAACATGTATTTGTAATGGAGCCAGAAGATGAGGGGTTCTTACACGAAGAGGATGTAGCTCGTGCTTTATACCATATGGCAGGCGGTGAAAACATGCACGATGGCCCTATGGCACAAGGTAAAATTGAAGCCATTGCGGATGTAGATGGCCTTTTCAAGGTCGATGTAGACCGATTACATGCTATCAATAGCATTGGTGAGTTGACTATTGTAACAAAATTTAATAATACACCTGTGAAAGCAGGTGATAAACTAGCAGGCATGCGCTGTATTCCATTATTGTTAGAAGAACAACAAGTAGAAGATGCAAAGAAAATTGCTAATGGTAAGTCTTTGTTACATGTAAAGCCGTTCGTGCGCAAAACAATGGGTATTGTTACGACTGGTTCTGAAGTATTTGAAGGTCGTATTAAAGATGCTTTCACACCAATCATTGAAGAACGTTGTGCTGAATTTGGTGTTATAAAGGTAGCTCACGAAATTGTAACGGATAATACAGATGATATCGTGGCGGCTATCGACAAGGTGAAAGCAGCAGGCGCAGATATTATTTTCTGTACCGGTGGTATGAGCGTTGACCCAGATGATCTCACCCCAGGAGCGATTAAACGCTATGCAGATCGCGTTGTTACCTATGGATTACCTGTATTACCAGGATCCATGGTTTGCATTGCTTACTGTGCAGATGGCACACCAATCCTTGGTGTGCCAGGGGGCGTATTGTTCAGTAAACCGACTGCTTTTGATGAAATTGTGCCACGCCTCATCGCAGATGATGAAATCACCAAAGAAGATTGTATCCGTATGGGACATGGAGGATTCTTGGGCTAA
- a CDS encoding metallophosphoesterase, with amino-acid sequence MKVFAIGDLHLSGNPPTKPMDIFGPHWNDHWARIKEHWNANVSDEDIVFLVGDMSWALRLEEAACDLQEIASLPGKKYMIRGNHDYWWASANKMHNLMGDAITFIQGHGTAELIQTEEGPRLIAFGGTRAYLCPGDSHFSPETDQSIYDREVMRTEAALQEIDKAIHNMLEELKEETKVTDVTCSKKAYSSTSDSITTSNLIIDIENIPVTKLLLLHYPPFNESNAPSGFTDLMKQYKVDICIFGHLHDQISFNRIPKEFGTTKLELVSADYLDFMLKQII; translated from the coding sequence ATGAAAGTATTTGCCATCGGCGACCTCCATCTATCTGGCAATCCCCCCACAAAGCCGATGGATATTTTTGGTCCTCACTGGAATGATCACTGGGCCCGCATCAAAGAGCATTGGAATGCCAATGTAAGCGATGAAGACATCGTCTTTCTCGTAGGAGACATGAGCTGGGCCCTCCGCCTCGAGGAAGCGGCCTGCGATTTACAAGAAATTGCATCTTTACCTGGTAAAAAATATATGATTCGCGGCAACCATGATTATTGGTGGGCATCGGCAAACAAGATGCATAATCTCATGGGCGACGCTATTACCTTTATACAAGGTCACGGCACCGCAGAACTCATCCAAACCGAAGAAGGTCCGCGTCTTATTGCATTCGGAGGAACGCGTGCCTACCTCTGTCCTGGAGACTCCCACTTCTCCCCAGAAACGGACCAATCCATTTACGATAGAGAAGTGATGCGTACTGAAGCGGCACTTCAAGAAATAGATAAGGCTATACATAATATGCTTGAAGAACTTAAGGAGGAAACAAAGGTCACAGATGTGACCTGTTCTAAAAAGGCCTATTCATCAACATCTGATTCAATTACAACATCTAATTTAATTATAGATATAGAGAATATTCCAGTAACCAAATTATTGTTGCTACACTACCCTCCATTCAACGAGTCCAACGCCCCTTCGGGATTTACGGACCTCATGAAGCAATATAAGGTAGATATCTGCATTTTTGGCCACTTACACGATCAAATTTCCTTTAACCGGATTCCAAAGGAATTTGGTACGACAAAACTAGAGTTAGTATCTGCAGACTATCTAGACTTCATGCTAAAGCAAATTATTTAA
- a CDS encoding 8-oxo-dGTP diphosphatase, protein MKPTTLVFPIDEQNRILLGRKKRGFGANKYNGFGGKLDDGESFRECAIRELYEESGLQGRVEDLECVAAFDFQFPFDESLTHVSYVYFLRAFTGDVEETDEMEPHWLEPNQIPYEHMWDGDRRWLPMLLEGKKLKGPIVFGRDNNMVDKMDLTTVDTVLESEHLARIDLYING, encoded by the coding sequence ATGAAACCAACGACGCTCGTATTTCCCATTGATGAACAAAATCGTATATTGTTAGGGCGTAAGAAGCGTGGTTTTGGGGCTAATAAATATAATGGTTTCGGTGGTAAACTTGATGATGGTGAAAGCTTCCGAGAGTGTGCCATTCGCGAACTCTATGAGGAATCTGGCCTTCAAGGACGTGTCGAAGACTTAGAATGTGTAGCGGCTTTTGATTTTCAATTTCCTTTTGATGAAAGCTTAACGCACGTGAGTTATGTGTATTTCTTGCGTGCTTTCACAGGCGATGTAGAGGAAACAGACGAAATGGAGCCTCATTGGCTAGAACCAAATCAAATTCCTTATGAACATATGTGGGATGGTGACCGCAGATGGTTGCCGATGTTGTTAGAAGGTAAGAAATTAAAAGGACCTATCGTGTTTGGACGAGATAATAATATGGTGGATAAGATGGATTTGACCACTGTTGATACTGTTCTTGAAAGCGAACACTTGGCGCGCATCGATCTGTATATTAATGGATGA
- a CDS encoding S-layer homology domain-containing protein: MKSKQVALSLAILLALGTGTVLHVEAQGNPTEYSRHFGDENTVTSDHSLAVGFRNTVSGSYSTAIGQSSTASGETSLAIGRSAQATANNTNAIGRSARAEGENATAIGHGSVSSGRNSNAFGSSAKASAEASTAVGNSTKASGISSTATGFNAEASGNFSSAYGNDARAKGNRSVAVGYNAKAEESATAVGNNANAGAANAVALGSGNTITARGGVGIGSSNSVSGIDSGAFGVRNNVAQANTYVLGSNVTSTQGNSVLLGNASTDRAATTETQANINGINYSGFAGVGSASNGVTSVGASGKERQVINVASGKVSSDSTDAINGSQLYAVANTVGGILNNHNTLIQNNINEIDKNKEKIADNERKLKDHTDVLQKHEDILNGHSQELEKHNKLIVNHDNQITRLTKENLRQDADLLRHEDQIQNHDIQLKNQTERMNNQEKRIDNQDKRLDYLDNRVDNHDARIENHSERIESHERRIEYNKTLATEALKEAKKHTSISAGNNVTVTTSTNAAGGTDYKVSVDKVKFGNVSLDNKGLNNGGNKITNVADGEVSATSKDAVNGSQLYQATSGISNGVNLLNSKIGKVGAGAAALAAIHPLDFDPDDKWNFAAGYGNYAGENAMALGAFYRPNEDTMFSVAGSMGNGENMVNAGVSLKLGQKNGVSTSRVALAKEVQDLKAIVKAQNVEIQQMKVSMGMAPQYDKKDVNFPDVPANHWAYEYVKDLADKGLVEGYPDGEFKGDRAMTRYEYAAIIYRALQLGAPIDGKMGRAINEFNPELARLRDLDRTRVDRISGKDNDRHKVERLRVNNKDNKQTNDYRDVYGSHIERNAK; encoded by the coding sequence ATGAAAAGCAAACAAGTTGCATTATCATTGGCAATACTACTTGCGTTAGGTACGGGAACTGTATTACATGTAGAAGCACAAGGAAATCCGACAGAGTATTCACGTCACTTTGGTGATGAAAATACGGTTACCAGTGACCATAGTTTAGCAGTAGGTTTCAGAAATACGGTATCCGGTTCATATTCAACTGCTATAGGACAGTCTTCTACCGCATCTGGTGAGACTTCACTAGCTATCGGACGAAGTGCACAGGCAACTGCTAATAATACTAATGCTATTGGTCGGAGTGCACGAGCAGAAGGTGAAAATGCTACTGCAATAGGCCATGGATCAGTTTCTTCAGGGCGTAATTCAAATGCCTTTGGTTCATCCGCTAAAGCATCTGCTGAAGCTTCTACAGCGGTTGGCAATAGTACAAAGGCTAGTGGTATTTCAAGTACCGCTACTGGCTTTAATGCTGAGGCATCTGGTAATTTCTCTTCAGCATATGGTAATGATGCTAGAGCAAAGGGAAATCGTTCAGTAGCCGTTGGATATAATGCAAAAGCTGAAGAGAGTGCAACTGCTGTAGGTAATAATGCTAATGCTGGTGCTGCAAATGCTGTTGCACTAGGTTCAGGTAATACGATTACTGCACGTGGTGGAGTTGGAATTGGTAGCAGTAATTCTGTCTCTGGCATTGATTCTGGCGCTTTTGGGGTTAGAAATAACGTAGCGCAAGCAAATACATATGTACTGGGCAGTAATGTGACGTCAACACAAGGAAATAGTGTTCTCTTAGGCAATGCATCTACCGATAGAGCTGCCACAACAGAAACACAAGCTAATATAAATGGTATTAACTATTCCGGCTTTGCTGGGGTAGGGTCAGCTAGTAACGGCGTTACGAGTGTTGGTGCATCTGGTAAAGAACGTCAGGTGATTAATGTAGCATCTGGGAAAGTATCTTCTGATAGCACGGATGCTATAAATGGTAGTCAATTATATGCAGTAGCAAATACAGTGGGCGGAATTCTTAATAATCACAATACATTAATTCAAAATAATATTAATGAAATCGATAAAAATAAAGAAAAAATTGCCGACAATGAACGAAAATTAAAAGATCATACAGATGTCTTACAAAAACATGAAGATATTTTAAATGGACATAGTCAAGAATTAGAAAAACATAATAAATTAATTGTAAATCATGATAATCAAATTACTCGTTTAACTAAAGAAAATCTTCGTCAAGATGCTGATTTACTTCGTCATGAAGATCAAATTCAAAATCATGACATTCAATTAAAAAATCAAACTGAACGTATGAATAATCAAGAAAAACGTATTGACAATCAAGATAAGCGTTTAGATTATTTAGATAATCGTGTTGATAATCATGATGCTCGAATTGAAAATCATAGTGAGCGTATCGAAAGTCATGAACGTCGTATTGAATATAATAAGACTTTAGCCACAGAAGCATTAAAAGAAGCTAAAAAACATACTAGCATTTCTGCAGGTAATAATGTAACTGTAACTACAAGCACAAATGCTGCTGGTGGTACTGATTACAAAGTATCTGTAGATAAAGTTAAATTTGGTAATGTTTCTTTGGACAATAAAGGTCTAAATAATGGTGGCAATAAAATCACTAATGTAGCCGATGGTGAAGTATCCGCTACATCTAAAGATGCCGTTAACGGTAGCCAATTGTATCAAGCTACTAGCGGTATTAGTAATGGTGTGAACCTATTAAATAGCAAAATAGGAAAAGTTGGTGCTGGTGCGGCTGCATTAGCGGCTATTCATCCATTGGATTTTGATCCTGATGATAAATGGAATTTTGCGGCTGGTTACGGTAACTATGCCGGTGAAAATGCGATGGCATTAGGTGCTTTCTACAGACCAAATGAAGACACTATGTTCAGCGTAGCTGGATCCATGGGTAACGGTGAAAACATGGTCAATGCCGGCGTTTCATTGAAATTAGGTCAAAAAAATGGTGTATCTACTTCTAGAGTAGCTTTGGCTAAAGAGGTTCAAGACTTAAAGGCCATTGTAAAAGCCCAAAATGTAGAGATTCAACAAATGAAGGTATCCATGGGAATGGCACCTCAGTATGACAAGAAAGATGTGAACTTCCCTGATGTACCGGCTAATCATTGGGCTTATGAATATGTGAAAGACTTGGCTGATAAAGGTCTTGTTGAAGGTTATCCTGATGGCGAATTTAAAGGCGATCGTGCGATGACTCGTTATGAGTATGCTGCAATCATTTATCGTGCTTTACAATTGGGTGCTCCAATTGATGGCAAAATGGGGCGTGCGATTAACGAATTTAATCCTGAATTGGCTCGTCTTCGTGATTTGGATCGTACTCGTGTAGATCGAATCTCTGGTAAAGATAATGATCGTCATAAGGTAGAACGACTTCGTGTCAACAATAAAGACAATAAGCAAACTAATGATTACAGAGACGTTTATGGTAGTCATATCGAGCGTAATGCGAAGTAA
- a CDS encoding GntR family transcriptional regulator: MGRQSSKDKYKLSAVDSIERLPLSEQVYLTLKTAILTGELMPQEKLNEVKIAEQLQVSATPVREAFRKLAKDNLVVIVPWKGVTVKADTPEEIVALYQVREVMEGLGARLCARHATPEQVQELRTLCKEMHEIEDATERVDVNSRFHTMIAHYSGNERIVDYLAGFRERVNRDMYISSFNAVRTHDCDDEHDQIVDAIERHDEVAAETAMRQHINNAFIFKKANAEVQHKKLNEV; encoded by the coding sequence ATGGGAAGACAAAGTTCAAAAGATAAATACAAATTGTCCGCAGTGGATTCTATCGAAAGATTACCTCTCAGTGAACAAGTATATTTAACATTAAAAACAGCTATCTTAACAGGCGAATTGATGCCTCAAGAGAAGCTTAACGAAGTAAAGATTGCAGAACAATTACAAGTGAGTGCTACACCTGTGCGTGAGGCATTCCGCAAATTGGCTAAAGATAATCTCGTAGTTATCGTTCCTTGGAAAGGTGTTACTGTAAAAGCTGACACGCCAGAAGAAATCGTAGCGCTTTACCAAGTTCGTGAAGTAATGGAAGGACTTGGTGCTAGATTATGTGCTCGTCATGCTACACCTGAGCAAGTACAAGAGCTAAGAACTCTTTGTAAAGAAATGCATGAAATTGAAGATGCCACAGAACGTGTTGATGTAAACAGCCGATTCCATACAATGATTGCTCATTACTCTGGCAATGAACGCATTGTAGATTATCTAGCAGGTTTCCGTGAACGCGTTAATCGCGACATGTACATCAGTTCTTTCAATGCTGTACGTACACATGACTGTGATGACGAACATGATCAAATCGTAGACGCTATTGAACGTCACGACGAAGTTGCTGCAGAAACAGCTATGCGTCAGCATATTAACAATGCATTTATCTTTAAAAAAGCAAATGCAGAAGTACAACATAAAAAACTTAATGAAGTGTAA